A genomic stretch from Tribolium castaneum strain GA2 chromosome 6, icTriCast1.1, whole genome shotgun sequence includes:
- the LOC135266580 gene encoding brefeldin A-inhibited guanine nucleotide-exchange protein 3-like, whose amino-acid sequence MDRQSNVLKIWYILLEGLSSASIMSAHKNQPFVVETLFKLLRDLIDNPGVNFGLYSINHLLLPMVQNWMRQNSKIQKPGEIWQNFKHCCGLASELVVDYLHHLQGFGPFVENPAATLALKQLLLILIECITQPSENIARLGTSCIRHVILSAGKILTGGQWEILVVALHRACTISLNPLHQLTLAFKENSDSFYGDLATVKVAARKDSTVSENERLYELAQQVFLMQCQRNCLKCDKLCECDASMTIDDRSYVFLLYPLDMSSILNPDLYTVRVPFRNLVVGILAHQMLVQTISSALLQNLNHITPILNILQINSCSLRGILTHVNAKHVDILLKCLDVSNARAKQFDVRPGLKFLTQKVGNLSKAANLYTQANTSEVVQMIVLIELCLDGIEKYSIKPKDLKELLGKDGKVRCSSDLDYVEQFLRRLQNKWEFLCESYINLTINIPVQDSEDELKSSSDNLDQIADKPRPFKLADFKQEEDTLSSSTDSEGYLEKEILPNVKTEEEAEKPKLRQSCSLDETILKKTKEVSSTDDETNDMAAKYTKQIHDKYKVELNSIKYDTNTLLQMRKSTISSDNITSCDSFEKKTPSPRINPFMVANVPPPQPIPPEIQQQRAMSIFKDSEAYKTTRIETMEACLELLSSLSSEKLSPLATVLKQGAVLLIGAQDEKIKNAAENLLNRMNISYIDHDNF is encoded by the exons ATGGATCGGCAAAgtaacgttttaaaaatttggtacaTCCTCCTTGAAGGACTCTCCTCAGCTTCTATCATGTCAGCTCATAAAAACCAACCATTTGTTGTTGAAACCCTCTTCAAACTTTTGAGGGATTTGATCGATAACCCGGGCGTTAACTTTGGGTTATATTCCATAAATCACTTGCTACTCCCGATGGTTCAAAACTGGATGCGCCAGAACAGCAAGATCCAAAAACCGGGCGAAATCTGGCAAAACTTCAAGCACTGTTGTGGCTTAGCTAGTGAGCTTGTGGTCGATTATTTGCACCATTTGCAAGGTTTCGGCCCTTTTGTTGAAAACCCAGCCGCTACTTTGGCCCTCAAACAACTCCTCTTGATCCTAATCGAGTGTATAACACAACCTAGCGAAAACATAGCCCGGTTAGGGACTTCCTGCATCCGTCACGTTATTTTAAGTGCTGGTAAGATTTTGACTGGAGGGCAATGGGAAATTCTGGTCGTGGCCCTGCACAGGGCTTGCACCATCTCGCTTAACCCTCTCCACCAACTAACCCTCGCATTTAAAGAGAACTCGGATAGTTTTTACGGCGACTTGGCGACAGTTAAAGTCGCAGCGCGTAAAGACAGCACAGTGTCCGAAAACGAGAGGTTGTACGAGCTTGCCCAGCAAGTTTTCCTCATGCAATGCCAACGCAACTGTCTCAAGTGCGACAAGTTGTGCGAGTGTGATGCCAGTATGACGATTGATGATCGCAGTTATGTTTTTCTCCTCTATCCGCTTGACATGTCTTCGATTTTAAACCCAGATTTGTATACAGTGAGGGTTCCATTTCGCAATTTGGTGGTTGGGATTTTGGCGCATCAAATGCTCGTTCAGACGATTTCCAGCGcgcttttgcaaaatttgaaccATATCACGCcgattttgaacattttgcaAATCAATTCGTGTAGTTTGAGGGGGATTTTGACGCATGTTAACGCCAAACATGTCGATATTCTGTTGAAGTGTTTGGATGTGAGTAATGCCAGAGCGAAGCAGTTTGATGTCAGGCCCGGCTTGAAGTTTTTGACTCAGAAGGTTGGGAATTTGAGCAAGGCGGCGAATTTGTACACGCAGGCAAACACTTCGGAGGTGGTCCAAATGATTGTTTTAATCGAGTTGTGTCTTGATGGCATTGAAAAATATTCGATTAAACCCAAAGACTTGAAAGAATTGTTGGGGAAGGATGGTAAAGTTAGGTGTTCTAGTGATTTGGATTACGTTGAGCAATTTTTGCGACGGTTGCAAAACAAGTGGGAGTTTTTATGCGAGTCTTACATCAACCTAACGATAAACATCCCAGTGCAAGACAGTGAAGACGAATTGAAGAGTTCTAGTGATAATCTTGACCAAATTGCCGACAAACCCCGACCTTTCAAATTAGCAGATTTCAAGCAAGAAGAAGACACTTTGAGTTCAAGCACTGATTCGGAAGGTTATTTGGAGAAGGAAATTTTGCCAAATGTGAAAACTGAAGAGGAGGCGGAAAAACCGAAACTGCGTCAAAGTTGTAGTCTTGAcgagacaattttgaaaaagacaaAGGAAGTCTCATCGACTGATGACGAAACGAATGACATGGCGGCCAAATATACGAAACAGATCCACGACAAGTATAAAGTAGAgcttaattcaattaaatacGACACTAATACGTTGCTGCAAATGCGTAAATCGACCATTTCGAGTGATAATATCACGAGTTGTGacagttttgagaaaaagacGCCAAGTCCGAGGATTAATCCTTTTATGGTGGCTAATGTGCCACCGCCGCAACCGATACCGCCAGAAATTCAGCAACAGAGGGCCATGAGTATCTTTAAG gaCTCTGAGGCGTACAAGACGACTCGGATCGAGACAATGGAGGCATGTCTCGAGCTTTTGAGTAGTCTATCGTCTGAAAAGCTCTCGCCTTTGGCCACCGTTTTGAAACAAGGCGCCGTTCTTCTAATCGGGGCTCAGgacgagaaaataaaaaacgcagCTGAGAATCTTCTCAACAGAATGAATATCTCGTACATTGACCACgataatttctaa